A window of Citrus sinensis cultivar Valencia sweet orange chromosome 7, DVS_A1.0, whole genome shotgun sequence contains these coding sequences:
- the LOC102612399 gene encoding auxin-responsive protein IAA26-like — protein MEGCSKTGEQACPQLLDLMAKERRKWLVMRDGEASSSEEKKLELRLGPPGGEDKRWSLKDSTNRERDDHHHQYLLSLGYFSSTNNSNNNGFSFLHHHSSRSLPVMAKESSQPCCTKVADLQSAAEKKAFPSSAPAKNTAVPNSSQKRTAPAPVVGWPPIRSFRKNLAGASASKLPASESPNDVPSKTVDEKPAHEPGRKNPFVKINMDGVPIGRKVDLNAYDSYEKLSAAVDELFRGLLAAQRDSSAGGLVNKQEEEKAITGVLDGSGEYTLVYEDNEGDRMLVGDVPWHMFVSTVTRLRVLKSSEVSALSREKFGNSRQDKILA, from the exons ATGGAGGGTTGTTCAAAAACTGGTGAGCAGGCTTGTCCCCAACTGCTGGATTTGATGGctaaagaaagaagaaagtgGCTTGTGATGAGAGATGGAGAAGCGTCATCCTCAGAGGAGAAGAAGCTTGAGCTGAGGCTTGGACCACCAGGTGGTGAAGATAAGCGTTGGTCTCTCAAAGATTCCACCAACAGAGAAAGagatgatcatcatcatcagtatCTTCTTTCTCTTGGATACTTCTCTTCCACTAACAATAGCAACAACAATGgcttttcatttcttcatcatcattccTCACGAAGCTTGCCTGTTATGGCAAAGGAATCCTCACAGCCCTGTTGCACTAAAGTTGCAGACTTGCAGTCTGCTGCCGAAAAGAAAGCATTTCCATCTTCAGCTCCTGCAAAAAATACAGCTGTTCCCAACAGCTCTCAGAAAAG GACTGCTCCTGCTCCAGTGGTGGGCTGGCCTCCAATTCGTTCATTTAGGAAGAATCTTGCTGGCGCAAGTGCTTCTAAATTACCAGCTTCTGAGTCTCCTAACGATGTCCCAAGCAAGACTGTTGATGAAAAACCGGCTCATGAGCCTGGCAGGAAAAACCCTTTTGTGAAGATTAACATGGATGGTGTCCCTATTGGAAGGAAAGTTGACCTCAATGCTTATGATAGCTATGAAAAACTCTCAGCTGCTGTTGATGAACTCTTCAGAGGCCTCCTtgcag CTCAAAGAGATTCCTCTGCTGGTGGATTAGTGAACAAGCaagaggaagagaaagcaatTACTGGTGTTTTGGATGGAAGTGGGGAATATACCCTTGTTTATGAGGATAACGAAGGTGACAGGATGCTGGTTGGGGATGTCCCGTGGCA CATGTTTGTATCAACAGTGACGAGGCTGCGCGTGTTGAAGAGCTCTGAAGTTTCTGCCTTAAGCCGTGAGAAGT TTGGAAACAGCAGGCAGGACAAGATACTGGCTTGA